The following are from one region of the Sandaracinus amylolyticus genome:
- a CDS encoding alkaline phosphatase D family protein: protein MKTGSKGTTFSRRRALKSAGVLGAATMIGCEPGDEAPIDASTQMGSDASAPDAGPRGRDAGPAPTGAFQHGVASGDPLADAVILWTRVTTDGTSAIALTWEVARDASFATIDASGDVSADPARDFTAKVDATGLMPATTYFYRFRVVDGGETSPVGRTRTAPASDAEIARLRFAVCSCSNYAFGYFHAYRNIAQRADLDAVLHLGDYIYEYGTGEYGSFRECDPPHEITTLEDYRRRYRQYRSDSDLQEAHRQHPFVNVWDDHESADNSWRDGANNHDESEGAWAARKAAAQQAFDEWLPIRTATEGPSRIWRALRYGALAELVMLDTRIEGRSEQGVGEADARTLISNEQEAFLIERLTTTDAQWKVIGQQVMFSPLPVLANTDQWDGYPASRRRVLDAIRGDGERDPVRDVVVLTGDIHTAWACEVVEDPSASPLPPADAVEFVAAGISSPPMSPPGGPLERGILRTIAERAPHIKYVDLSHRGYFVLDLSPARAHATYVQIVDVEAPYDISEVEITAWETATGTHRLVETEPASPPDGAPPLAP from the coding sequence ATGAAGACCGGTTCGAAGGGGACGACGTTCTCGCGCCGCCGCGCGCTGAAGAGCGCGGGGGTGCTCGGCGCGGCGACGATGATCGGGTGCGAGCCGGGCGACGAGGCGCCGATCGACGCATCGACGCAGATGGGCAGCGACGCGAGCGCGCCCGATGCCGGCCCACGCGGACGTGACGCGGGACCCGCGCCGACCGGCGCGTTCCAGCACGGCGTCGCGAGCGGGGATCCGCTGGCCGATGCGGTGATCCTCTGGACGCGCGTGACCACCGACGGCACGTCGGCGATCGCGCTGACGTGGGAGGTCGCGCGCGATGCGTCGTTCGCGACGATCGATGCGAGCGGCGACGTCTCCGCCGATCCCGCGCGCGACTTCACGGCGAAGGTCGACGCGACCGGGCTGATGCCCGCGACGACCTACTTCTATCGGTTCCGCGTCGTCGACGGAGGCGAGACCTCGCCCGTCGGTCGCACCCGCACCGCGCCCGCGAGCGACGCCGAGATCGCGCGGCTGCGCTTCGCGGTGTGCTCGTGCTCGAACTACGCGTTCGGGTACTTCCACGCGTATCGCAACATCGCGCAGCGCGCCGATCTCGACGCGGTGCTGCACCTCGGCGACTACATCTACGAGTACGGCACCGGCGAGTACGGATCGTTCCGCGAGTGCGATCCGCCGCACGAGATCACGACGCTCGAGGACTACCGCCGTCGATATCGCCAGTACCGCAGCGACTCCGATCTGCAGGAGGCGCATCGACAGCACCCCTTCGTCAACGTGTGGGACGATCACGAGAGCGCCGACAACTCGTGGCGCGACGGCGCGAACAACCACGACGAGAGCGAGGGCGCGTGGGCCGCGCGCAAGGCCGCGGCGCAGCAGGCGTTCGACGAGTGGCTGCCGATCCGCACCGCGACCGAAGGGCCCTCGCGCATCTGGCGCGCGCTGCGTTACGGCGCGCTCGCCGAGCTCGTGATGCTCGACACGCGCATCGAGGGGCGCAGCGAGCAGGGCGTGGGCGAGGCCGACGCGCGCACGCTGATCTCGAACGAGCAGGAGGCGTTCTTGATCGAGCGCCTCACCACGACCGATGCGCAGTGGAAGGTGATCGGACAGCAGGTGATGTTCTCGCCGCTGCCGGTGCTCGCGAACACCGATCAGTGGGACGGCTATCCGGCGTCGCGCCGGCGCGTGCTCGACGCGATCCGTGGTGACGGAGAGCGCGATCCGGTGCGCGACGTGGTCGTGCTCACCGGCGACATCCACACCGCGTGGGCGTGCGAGGTGGTGGAAGATCCGAGCGCGTCGCCGCTGCCCCCGGCGGACGCGGTCGAGTTCGTCGCGGCGGGGATCAGCTCGCCGCCGATGAGCCCGCCCGGTGGTCCGCTCGAGCGCGGAATCCTGCGCACCATCGCGGAGCGCGCGCCGCACATCAAGTACGTCGATCTCTCGCACCGCGGGTACTTCGTGCTCGACCTCTCGCCGGCGCGCGCGCACGCGACGTACGTGCAGATCGTCGACGTGGAGGCGCCGTACGACATCAGCGAGGTGGAGATCACGGCGTGGGAGACCGCGACCGGGACCCACCGTCTCGTGGAGACCGAGCCGGCCTCGCCGCCCGACGGAGCCCCTCCGCTGGCGCCCTGA